The window ACATCCGGAATCTTCATGGTTGGTGTTGCAGTTATTAACGTGCCGACCTACGAGTCTGTTAACAGCCTGTTTCACAGAAAATGAAATACCTGTGCATTTTGAAGCTCATCATTTCTGATACCGtctgtttttttgttgttcttcGCCCTGGAAGCAGTTTCAACTTTGCTCTCGCCTTTCACAATAAATTATTCGAATGAAAGTTTTCAGATGATGTAAAATTATCTGTTTGTTTCCAATTCATTGAGTTGCTCCCTGTGAATTGTGGAGGAGTTTTTGCcctatttatttgaatattaacccggccattttttttctcctggCAGTTTTggtattaatattttcaagacCAACTTAAAACTGTCTAAAAAATGTTCTTAAATTCATAGGTCTTTTCTCCAAATCTTCAAGCAAATATATCCATTGGttgttatattattctttttttcttgatgagcttaatagtaaaataaattagctAAATGTGTATGAACAGGAATACATCAATGGTTTTGTTGCAACTAACGCataattttttagtacatTATTGCTTTGTTGCATGATTGGTTTTTTAGCTTTTCGTTTGAGTCCCACActgatttaaataataattcaatcaattggagaattgatattattttattaacaaacaCCTTTGGtctctatattttctttttattgaagtTAGTTCAAGTTTAAGATATTATAATGATTAATAGTTTTTCAATTAGATTTAAGTGGTTTTTCTATGGGATTGATGAATggatcaaatattaattaattataaatttacccTTAATTTTGACCAGATTTTAAGAACtgtaaacaaatattttaaattttaaggtCCCTTTTTGGcttgtaattattttcatttttacgttttaaataaagtacaaaaaaataatcatttgcATTATTacgttttcaaaaacaaaaaaaaaaagaaaaaatatataattaagactggtattttaaaaaagaatatgcgAAATAGCCCACtctcaaaaataataaattgtcattttatttgctttctaatgttgttttaaaaaaattgtgaacatcagatatattattttattttttaagcataaattttaaatttgaatttcaaaattttaaataggaACCAAAgggtttttaaatttatgacaatttttacttaaaaagggtaaacaaattaaactagatgaaatattaatattgttggAAATATCAAGATCCTAatcaattttatgaaaattgatgaAAGTTTTTATAGTTAGtgaatgaaattttgaattttgaattacgAATTTTATAAAGTAAGATAACATTTAGATgtatattgtaaaatatatgtGTAAATACCAATGGAATAGAAAGTTAACAAAATAAGGGcaaattcaaaaccaactCGGAAAGTATGGTGTTAGTTGCAATTATAtaggtttcaaaataaaataaatgagttatgaaacttatctaaattttaaaattggaccattaaactttgataattcaaattttattatttatgggTCTAAGTATTAGAATAATTGTAAAGTTTGAGGGTCCAATTTTAACGGTTGTTACTGTAAAAAGATTGAGAATGTAATTGTAAGTACCTCCTACTATTTATGAATGCTCACTTcgaatttgtaaaaaaaaaaaataataataataccaaATAttggaaataaattaaaaaagaagtttgtgAAAAATGATAGGAGTTAAGTAACATAAgataaaagaataagaagagaAGAACCATTTAGGTAAACGAAAAAAGGATAACATTCAACATAATAGaagataatgaaaaagaaaagtggacAAGTagtataaaatattgaaataaaaagagatGAATGATGGGGGAGAATGATTCGTATTGGAGTACgcaaaaatgaaatgaatgtTAAAAGCAAAAGTTGgtattttatgtattaaaaagaaagtgaggGCCCAGATAGAGGGAGGTAAGAGCATCAGACGGTCATCATAGATAGCATACTCCTCCAacatagaaaaggaaaaacaatgaTTGGGGATACAGCGAATCACACACCCATTTGGCATCTGCCACGTTTCATTAGGGTCCTCCACTCCGAACGAGTCTTGTGGATTCAAAAGTAAACCAAACCCCACACCCCCACACCCCACACGCACATTACATACATCAACGCCTCTCCTTCCATCTCATCCTAATCAACGCTCCTAAATACATCACCACACACACCACCAAAATTCCATCAACACTATATATACCCCTCtcccttctccttcttcttccaactGCGATTACCATTTAACACACAACCAAAACAGAGAAACCCATATTTCAAActcattcttttttgttcattcATTAACTCCCTTGGATTTTTAATATGTCTTGGCAATCTTACATTGACGATCAGTTGATGTATGAGGTTGATGGCCAACATCTCAAAGCCGCTGCTATAATCGGTAACGACGGTTCTGTTTGGGCTCAGAGTTCCGCTTTCCCTCAGGTTTCCTATGATCGCCTCTTTCTCGTTCTTATATGCTATATTCtttgttctcttttcttctcccttctgGTTGTTCTCCATGTTATCATCAATTCGGCTCcctcattttctcttttcgaTATAATGACCGCATTTCGTCAAAATCGACTATCTACTCCGCTTCTTTTTGCTTATTATGATCTTGATGAGATCTGACAATTTtgcactttcatttttttaaaaaactttcgCCTGCTCTGCTTCTGGATGTAATGTGTCTGATGTAATTTGAGGAATTCTGTTTCGAATACATTTAACTGTATTGGGATTAGAAACTTTGCCATTGTTAACTATGCTTGTTGATTAAGCACATTTTTCAATGCAATTGTGTTGGCTGATAGTAGTTTCTGGATGAATAACTATTTATCTTCCTTTGCTATTTTAGTACAAGCCAGAAGAGATTTCTGCCATTATGAAGGATTTTGATGAGCCTGGATCTCTTGCCCCAACTGGGTTACACCTTGGTGGATCAAAGTACATGGTTATTCAGG of the Cucumis sativus cultivar 9930 chromosome 3, Cucumber_9930_V3, whole genome shotgun sequence genome contains:
- the LOC101218089 gene encoding profilin, whose product is MSWQSYIDDQLMYEVDGQHLKAAAIIGNDGSVWAQSSAFPQYKPEEISAIMKDFDEPGSLAPTGLHLGGSKYMVIQGESGAVIRGKKGTSGITVKKTTQALIFGLYDEPMTPGQCNVIVEKLGDYLIDQGL